In Platichthys flesus chromosome 21, fPlaFle2.1, whole genome shotgun sequence, the following are encoded in one genomic region:
- the LOC133932424 gene encoding sperm-associated antigen 6-like — MVNKYCASAANSSVSSSAGVMALLRSLILDVVPSIQQTAALALGRLADHSIDLAEVVVREDILLHLVHSLPSKNRFFKKAASFVLRAVAKHSSGLAQAVVACGGVDAMVLCLEEFDPAVKEAAACALCNVAQHNELLAQTVVDAGAVPLLMLCFREPEMALKRIAASTLSEICKHTPELAQAVVDTGAVPHLAQMILNPDAKLKRQVFSALSQISKHSVGLAEMVIEAEIFPAALICLRDPDKYVRKNVTTLMREVVKHSPELSQVIVNCGGMSAVIDSLGDCQGSLRLPGIMMLGYVATHSENLAMAVILSKGVHQLALCLSEEPEHHIKAATAWSIGQIGYHTPEHAKAVATANLLPSLLRLYMEAGSSEDLQVKSKDALKSILQKCTYLPALEPLLYDAPSNILKHVVCQFSKVLPHDSKARRLFVTSGGLKKMQEMDAEQGSLLQGYINTINSCFPEEIVRYNTPGYSEVLLEKLENYKLP; from the exons atggTAAATAAATACTGTGCTTCAGCTGCCAACTccagtgtttcctcttctgCAGGGGTGATGGCCTTGCTGCGTTCCCTGATACTGGACGTGGTCCCCAGCATCCAGCAGACTGCAGCCTTGGCTCTGGGCCGCCTGGCCGACCACAGCATTGACCTGGCGGAGGTCGTGGTGAGGGAAGACATCCTGCTTCATCTTGTCCATTCTTTGCCTTCGAAAAAT AGGTTCTTTAAGAAAGCAGCATCGTTTGTCCTTCGGGCTGTGGCCAAACACTCTTCCGGCCTGGCCCAGGCTGTGGTGGCCTGTGGGGGTGTTGATGCCATGGTCCTTTGCCTGGAGGAGTTTGACCCCGCGGTGAAGGAGGCCGCAGCCTGTGCTCTATGCAACGTCGCCCAACACAATGAGC TGTTGGCTCAGACCGTGGTGGATGCGGGGGCCGTCCCTCTGCTGATGCTCTGTTTCCGGGAACCAGAGATGGCACTGAAACGCATCGCGGCCTCCACCCTCAGCGAAATCTGCAAACACACGCCGGAGTTGGCGCAGGctgtggtggacaccggtgccGTGCCGCACTTGGCGCAGATGATCCTCAACCCGGACGCAAAACTCAAG aGGCAGGTGTTCTCAGCCCTCAGTCAGATCAGCAAGCACTCGGTCGGCCTGGCAGAGATGGTGATCGAGGCAGAGATCTTCCCTGCAGCCCTGATCTGCCTCAGAGATCCAGACAAGTATGTGAGGAAGAATGTCACCACTCTGATGAGGGAGGTGGTGAAGCACTCACCAGAG ctgtCCCAGGTGATTGTGAACTGTGGTGGCATGTCAGCAGTCATCGATTCTCTGGGTGACTGCCAAGGAAGCCTGCGGCTGCCGGGGATCATGATGCTGGGATACGTGGCCACTCACAGTGAGAACCTCGCCATGGCCGTCATTCTCTCCAAG GGGGTGCACCAGCTGGCCCTGTGTCTTTCTGAGGAGCCCGAGCATCACATCAAGGCGGCCACGGCCTGGTCCATCGGCCAGATTGGGTACCACACGCCTGAGCATGCGAAGGCTGTGGCCACAGCGAACCTGCTACCCAGTCTGCTGCGGCTCTACATGGAGGCCGGTAGTTCAGAGGACCTACAGGTCAAA AGTAAGGACGCTTTGAAGAGCATCCTGCAGAAGTGCACCTACCTGCCTGCTCTGGAGCCCCTCCTCTACGATGCCCCCAGCAACATCCTCAAACATGTTGTGTGCCAGTTCAGCAAG GTGCTGCCTCATGACAGTAAGGCCCGACGTTTGTTTGTGACCAGCGGGGGTCTGAAGAAGATGCAGGAGATGGATGCTGAGCAGGGCTCTCTTCTGCAGGGGTACATCAACACCATCAACAGCTGTTTCCCTGAGGAGATAGTGAG